One genomic region from Uloborus diversus isolate 005 chromosome 2, Udiv.v.3.1, whole genome shotgun sequence encodes:
- the LOC129216259 gene encoding uncharacterized protein LOC129216259 isoform X2, producing the protein MVTNETLLVTDGAEFITLKTERNLSSSSTEHNLDHGLTSEVQVTEELHEDHETTTEATGIDELGCDRDRRRKYERKCEAAYEMVSDKNEDIRNDEERKEAKCCSMEDYEKCVLQALDRSNCGHHKPALRTDLQATRLLMNVISNITCTEYRGKCGSYPSAGNPTKAGVNYVIMTLIFGILFS; encoded by the exons ATGGTGACTAACGAAACGCTACTGGTCACAGATGGTGCCGAATTCATTACTTTGAAAACGGAACGAAACTTAAGCAGCTCTTCTACCGAACATAATTTAGATCACGGGCTTACTTCTGAAGTTCAGGTGACAGAAGAGTTACACGAAGACCACGAGACAACCACAGAAG CGACTGGTATCGACGAACTGGGATGCGACAGAGACAGGAGGAGAAAGTACGAGCGAAAATGCGAAGCTGCTTATGAAATGGTTTCGGACAAAAACGAAGACATCAGAAACGACGAAGAAAGAAAAGAGGCCAAATGCTG TTCCATGGAAGACTACGAAAAGTGCGTTCTACAAGCCCTGGACAGATCAAATTGTGGACATCACAAGCCCGCCCTACGAACGGATCTACAAGCCACTCGTTTGCTCATGAATGTTATTTCCAACATTACTTGCACGGAATACAGAGGGAAATGTGGTTCCTACCCCTCGGCTGGAAATCCTACGAAAGCAGGTGTCAACTATGTGATTATGACTTTGATCTTTGGAATcctcttttcttaa
- the LOC129216259 gene encoding uncharacterized protein LOC129216259 isoform X1, which translates to MKYLVAGLLTLVAFSLVSSLNEANFTESSNETSMVTNETLLVTDGAEFITLKTERNLSSSSTEHNLDHGLTSEVQVTEELHEDHETTTEATGIDELGCDRDRRRKYERKCEAAYEMVSDKNEDIRNDEERKEAKCCSMEDYEKCVLQALDRSNCGHHKPALRTDLQATRLLMNVISNITCTEYRGKCGSYPSAGNPTKAGVNYVIMTLIFGILFS; encoded by the exons atgaaataCTTGGTAGCTGGCCTCCTGACTCTCGTCGCCTTTA gtcTCGTGTCGAGTCTTAACGAAGCAAACTTTACTGAATCCTCAAATGAAACTTCGATGGTGACTAACGAAACGCTACTGGTCACAGATGGTGCCGAATTCATTACTTTGAAAACGGAACGAAACTTAAGCAGCTCTTCTACCGAACATAATTTAGATCACGGGCTTACTTCTGAAGTTCAGGTGACAGAAGAGTTACACGAAGACCACGAGACAACCACAGAAG CGACTGGTATCGACGAACTGGGATGCGACAGAGACAGGAGGAGAAAGTACGAGCGAAAATGCGAAGCTGCTTATGAAATGGTTTCGGACAAAAACGAAGACATCAGAAACGACGAAGAAAGAAAAGAGGCCAAATGCTG TTCCATGGAAGACTACGAAAAGTGCGTTCTACAAGCCCTGGACAGATCAAATTGTGGACATCACAAGCCCGCCCTACGAACGGATCTACAAGCCACTCGTTTGCTCATGAATGTTATTTCCAACATTACTTGCACGGAATACAGAGGGAAATGTGGTTCCTACCCCTCGGCTGGAAATCCTACGAAAGCAGGTGTCAACTATGTGATTATGACTTTGATCTTTGGAATcctcttttcttaa